One segment of Vagococcus martis DNA contains the following:
- a CDS encoding YueI family protein: MAKDIQDYLDKGMYGTPQLKPDEQKKYLGTFRERVVFILFLSELSSNSFEEFAVNQFKQYPGGTLLVNALVKPTIQKKLIHLTQENQVLLKLVDTEHTTLADDSIAVVYSLNHAINKEEIEMPFKKRTPSASTAKNTNQTHSSGGFFSGLFSKK; the protein is encoded by the coding sequence ATGGCGAAAGATATTCAAGACTATCTAGACAAAGGGATGTACGGCACCCCTCAACTAAAGCCTGACGAACAAAAAAAATATCTCGGAACATTTAGAGAACGCGTTGTATTTATTTTGTTCTTATCCGAATTAAGTTCGAATTCGTTTGAGGAGTTTGCAGTCAATCAATTCAAACAATATCCAGGTGGAACTTTACTTGTTAATGCGTTAGTGAAACCAACGATTCAGAAAAAATTGATTCATCTAACTCAAGAGAACCAAGTGTTGCTAAAATTAGTCGATACTGAACATACGACACTAGCTGATGATTCTATTGCAGTTGTTTATTCTCTTAATCACGCTATTAATAAAGAAGAGATTGAGATGCCTTTTAAAAAAAGAACCCCTAGTGCTTCTACTGCTAAAAATACCAACCAAACTCATTCAAGTGGAGGATTTTTTAGTGGATTATTCTCAAAAAAATAG